A window of the Lactuca sativa cultivar Salinas chromosome 7, Lsat_Salinas_v11, whole genome shotgun sequence genome harbors these coding sequences:
- the LOC111888649 gene encoding uncharacterized protein LOC111888649, with protein MLEDIRCWAMQRLWMHKQKSLSWDLDICLSIRREIEDLKEVQRFWVPYVSGYKEFEVFSGNERYVIDLNQRSCGCRSWQLTGIPCVHVISTISPLNLDVEAFVSNSYTKAFFLSSCEYNIHPLNHSSEWPRVEGLHTILHPLRRRLPGRPCVKRKRDQAERELSGHKRHTVSRAGICLRCTICHQTGHNKATCPSTSTPAPSTTSLS; from the exons ATGTTGGAGGACATAAGATGTTGGGCAATGCAGAGGTTATGGATGCATAAGCAAAAAAGTTTGAGTTGGGATTTGGACATATGCCTAAGTATCAGAAGGGAGATAGAGGACTTGAAAGAAGTGCAAAG ATTTTGGGTACCTTATGTAAGTGGCTACAAAGAATTTGAAGTGTTCTCAGGAAATGAGAGGTATGTTATTGATCTGAATCAGAGGTCATGTGGATGCAGAAGCTGGCAACTCACAGGCATTCCGTGTGTACAtgtcatatcaacaatttcaccATTGAACCTAGATGTGGAGGCTTTTGTATCAAACTCCTATACTAAAGCCTTTTTCCTTAGTAGCTGTGAGTATAACATCCACCCACTCAATCATAGTTCTGAGTGGCCACGTGTTGAAGGACTTCATACTATTTTGCATCCATTAAGGAGGAGGTTACCTGGCAGGCCATGTGTCAAAAGGAAAAGAGATCAGGCAGAAAGAGAGCTAAGTGGGCACAAAAGGCATACTGTGTCAAGGGCAGGCATTTGTCTAAGATGTACCATTTGCCACCAAACTGGCCACAACAAAGCCACATGCCCAAGTACGTCAACTCCAGCTCCAAGCACAACAAGTCTAAGTTAA